The genomic stretch ATTATTTGAATTTAGTCATGTAATATAGATATCTATTCTGGGGCCTGACGAACGGTCGCGTCGCTCGATTCGCCCCCTGTCGACTCCCGTCGTTCGTCGGCGGTTCTGTTCGCTGCCGAGGACGTCTCGTATCGCGACACTGTCGTGTCTCCCCCCGGCCACAACGGTCATGCGTCGCGCGTCCCTCCGCCGACGCAGTGACTCCTCAGGCGTCACCGTCTCGGCGGAAGGCTCGGACGGCGCGGTCGGCTCAGTGCGCTCGGGGAGGGGGCGGACCGTGAGTGCCCCGGACGCCATCGCCTCGCCCTCCGGCGACGGCTGTGTGGTCTGGCACCGCCGACAGCTCCGGACCGCCGACCACCTCGCCGTCGCACGAGCGACCCGCGAGTACGACGTCGTCTGTCCCCTCTTCGTCTTCGACCCCGCGTTCCACGACGACGGCCTCGCCTGTGACAGCCGGATTCGGTTCCTCCACGAGTGTCTCGCCGACCTACAACGCGCGTACGACCGACACGGGACGACGCTCGTGTTCGCCCACGACGACCCGCTGTCGACGCTCGAGGCGTTCGTCGCCGCCGGTTGGGACGTCGTCGCCACCGCCGACCCGACGGGTCGATACGGACTCCACCGCGACGAGGCGGCGGCCACGCTCGGAGTCGACTTCGTCGCCGACGACGGCATCAAGCGCGACGGCGACAGCCGCGAGGGCTGGAGCGACCACGCCGAGGCCTACCTGACCGACGAGACGCACTCCCCGGATGCGAGCGCGTTCGGCGACCACGGAGTGTCGAGCGACGTCACCATCGACGCCATCGAGGCCGAGTACGACGTCTCGCCGTCGAAGTCACGCGTGCCCACCGGTGGACGCGAGGCCGCACTCGACCGCCTCGAGGCGTTCGTCGCCGACATCGCGACGTATCCCGAATCCATCTCCGCTCCGTCGAAAGCCGAGTCGAAGACGAGTCGGCTCTCGCCGTCTCTCCGCTTCGGGTGTCTCTCGGTCCGCGAACTCTTCCAGTACGTCGACGACCACGCCGACGACGGCCGCGCCCGCGAACTGTTCGTCTCAAGACTCTACTGGAACCGCCACTACACCCAGAAACTCGAAGACTGGCCAGGGTGGATGGACCACGCCGTGAACCCGGTGTTCAGGGGATTCAACCGGTCCCGTCACGACTCGGCCCTCGTCGACGCGTGGAAACAGGGACAGACGGGCTTTCCGATGGTCGACGCGTCGATGCGGTGTCTGCGAGCGACGGGCTGGCTCAACTTCCGGATGCGCGCGATGTGTGCCTCGTTCTTCAGCGACATCCTCCACCAGCCCTGGCGCATCGGTGCCGACTACTTCTACTATCATCTCGTCGACGCCGACCCCGCCATCAACTACACCCAGTGGCAACAGCAAGCGGGCGTCACGGGCGTGAACGCGATGCGCATCTACAACCCGCGCAAACAGGTCCGCGACAACGACCCCAACGGGACGTTCGTCCACGAGTGGGTGCCCGAACTCCGCCCCGTCCCGCCCGAGTACCTCGACCGCCCCGAACGGCTTCCACTCCACCTCCAGACGGAGTTCGGCGTCGACGTCGGCACCGACTATCCCTACCCTCTCGTCGACTACGAGGCCCGGCGCGAGGAGACCACGGACCGCCACCGTGCCCTCGACGACCGCGCGCACGAAGCGCTGTCCGACCCCGAGATTCGGCGGCGCGCGTCGCTCTCGCGGCGGCGTCGCCGCCGACGGTCCTCCGACGACTCGTCGACCCCGGGTGACCAGACGGACCTCTCGGAGTTCGGCTGAGGCTCGCGTCGCTCGCTCCCGGTGAGACCGTCAACCACATACCTCCCGACTCCAACGCCTCCCATGAACCTCACTCCGCTCGTGACGACGCTGTCGGTGCCGCTGCAGTTCGTCGTCGGTGTCGTCGCAGCCGTGATCGCGACGCGCGTGATGGACGTCGTGATGGCCCGGCTCCCGGAAGGAGAGACGTCACCGTTCGTCGCCTCGGGCGTCCTCACCGACAGCCGACCCAGTGTCGCGCCCGCCCGCCTCGCGAGTGTCGTCCACTACGTTGCCGGGCTGCTGACGGGCCCGCTGTTCGTCTGGGTGCTCCTCGCGAGCCAGGGGCTCCTGGGCGGCCCCTCGCTCGTGGCGACACTCCTCGCCGCGGGCGTGCTGTACCTTCTGATGGTCGGCTTCTTCGCTGTCGTGGTCCTCCCGCGCTCGCAGATCGCAGGCCAGCGTCTCGGCCCCGTCCGGCGCGACTGGGCACTCTCTGCCGCGGCGTATCTGCTCGTCCTCGTGCCACTCGTCGCACTGGGCTCGACTCTCGTCTGAGCCGCCGACGCCCCCAGACTTATGCCGCCGATGACTGAGAGGTGCGTATGGACCTCGCCACGACACCACTCCAGTTCGGCCTCGCGTCCGGGAACCCGCTCGTCCAACTCCTCGTTTTGATCGCCGCGATCGGCGTCGTCGTCCTCGTCGGACGCATCGTTCTCAAGGTCGCGTGGCGACTCGTGACTATCGCTGCGGTCGTCATCGGCCTGCTCCTTCTGGCGTCGATGGTCCTGCCGCAGATACTCTGAAACCGTCGGCGCTCCCGACTGCTGTGCTGTATCGAATCGTCTCATCGACACCCACAGCGTGGGCTCCGGTGTGTGTCGAGCGTCCCGCTCGACTCGATATCGACTCCGTCCCGCTCAGGATTCGACGGTGTCGGTGACGGCCTCCTCGTCGAGCCCGACTCGAGTGAGAAAGTTCCGCACGACGTCGTGTCCCACCGCGGTGAGCACCGACTCGGGGTGGAACTGCACGCACTCGATGGGGTACTCGCGATGTCTGATTCCCATGACGAGTTCGTGTCCCTCGTGGTCCGTCGTCGCCGAGACGACGAAGCACTCCGGGACCGCGGTCGCGACGAGCGAGTGGTAGCGGCCGGCGCGGAAGCCCTGGTCGAGCCCCGCGAAGACACCCTCGCCGTCGTGGTCGACGGGGAAGGCCTTCCCGTGGATGGGTTCGGGCGCGTGTCCGACGGTCCCGCCGTAGGCGTAGACGGCGGCTTCGAGGCCGAGACAGACACCGAGGGTGGGGACCGTGGGTGAGAGTTCGCGGAGGACGTCGTTCGTCACGCCGACGTCGCGGTCGTTCTTCGGGTGACCCGGGCCGGGGCTGATGACGAGCGCGTCGGGGTCGGCCGCCTCGACGTCGGCGAGCGACGCCGTGTTCTTGAACACGACAATCTCGGGGGCGGGCTCCTGCTCGGAGAAGTACTCCACGAGGTTGTACGTGAACGAGTCGAAGTTGTCGACGACGACGAGCGTCATGCTGCCCTCGTCGCCGGGTTCGACGTGTGCACCCGCCTCGCGTAGCCGAGCGAGTCGTTCGTCTCCAGCGTCGGGAGTCGTCGTCGAACTCATCGCGACGCCTCCTGTCCCGCGACGGGCTCACCCTCGGTGTCGTCGGTGCCGCCCTCGCCGTCGGTCTCGATCGCCTCGAGCGCCGCCAGTACGCCGCCCATCTTCTGTTCGGTCTCCTCGTACTCGCTCTTGGGGACGGAGTCGGCGACGATGCCGGCCCCGGCCTGGACGGTGACGACGTCTTCGGTCGCGCCGTGCTCGTCCCCCTCGATGGGAACACCGTGTTCGATGGTCGCCGTCCGGATGACGATGGCGAAGTCGGCGTCGCCGGCCCACGAGTAGTAGCCGACGCCCCCGCCGTACACCCCGCGTGGCTCGCGTTCGAGGTCGTCGATGATTTCCATCGCACGGACCTTCGGCGCGCCCGTGAGCGTCCCCGCAGGGAACGTCGCACGGGTGGCGTCGAAGGCGTCGTTCTCACCCGCGAGCGTCCCGGTCACCGTCGATTCGATGTGCTGGACGTGTGAGTATTTGAGGACGCTCATGAACTCCTCGACGCGGACCGAACCAGGCTCGGCGACCCGACGCACGTCGTTGCGCGCGAGGTCGACGAGCATCGTGTGTTCGGAGCGCTCCTTCGCGTCGGCGAGCATCTCTCCGGCGAGTCGGCGGTCCTCGACGGGCGACGAGCCACGGGGGCAGGTGCCGGCGATGGGGTTCGACACGACGTGTGAGCCCTGGACCGAGACGAGCGTCTCGGGGGACGCACCGACGATGGAGCGGTCGTCGTGTCTGAGGAGGTACATGTACGGCGAGGGGTTGACCTCCCGGAGCGCCCGGTAGAAGCCGCGGGCGTCGACCTCGCCGCGGAGTTCGCGCTTGCGGGAGATGACACCCTGGTAGATGTCGCCGTCGAGGACGTGCTCTTTCGCGCGGCGCACGGCGTCCTCGTACGCCTCGCGCTGCCCCGTCCGTTCGCTCCGCGGGACGAAGCCGCCGGGTTCGTCGGCCTCGTGTGTGGCGAGCGTCTCCGCGACCGACGCGGCCTCGGCGACGAGGTCGTCGTACACCGCTTCGCCGTCGGCGGCGCGCACGACGGGGGTGAACACGAGCGAGACGGTGTCGGCCGCGTGGTCGAAGACGAGCGTCCGCGTCGTCAGGACGAACTGCGCGTCGGGGACGATGGGCTCGGGGCGCTCGATGCCGACCTCTTCGAGCCAGAGGTCGTAGACGGCGTCGTAGGCGAGAAAGCCCACGAGGCCGCCGTCGAGTTGCTGGCGCTCGCGCGGCGGGAAGCCGACGCGGGGAAGGTCCGGTAGCGCCGCGCGAAGCGAGTCGAGCGTGTCGCCGCCGTTCGGCGTCACGTACGCTGCTGCGGCCCCACCGAGGTCTTCGACCTCTGTCTCCTGGGGCCAGACGGAGACGACGGCGTCGGGGTCGTAGCCAACGAACGAGTAGCGCGCGTGCCGGTCGCCCGCGCCGTCGGGGTCGAACGCGCCGTCGGGGTCCGACGACGGCGTCTTCTCCGCGGACTCGAGGAGGAAGCCGTAGTCGCTCTCCCCCGACAGCGCCGTGTAGGCCGCCAGCGGCTCGATGTCGACGTCGAGCGTCGCCTCCAGTCGGGCGACGACGGGCTCTTCGTCGACTCCGTCGAGCAGCGACGCGAACTCGTCGGCCGAGCGGTCGAACGACACGTCGGTCATACGGCCACCTCGCCTTCGCCCTCGGCGTCGGCCTGTCGCACCGCGCGGACGAACGCGTGGACGGCGCGGGCGTCTTTCGTCCCGCCGTCGCTCTCGACGCCGCTCGCGACGTCGACGCCGTACGGCTCCGCGGTCGTGACCGCTTCGGCGACGTTGTCGGGGGTGAGTCCCCCCGCGAGGATGACGGGCGAGTCCAGTGCCGACGCGAGGTCGCGCGTGGCGTCCCAGTCGTGGGTCTCGCCGGTCCCGCCGGCCCCGTCGTCCGTCGTGGAGTCGACGAGGAGCGCGTCGGCGACGTCGTCGAGGTCGTGCGCCCGTTCGCCTTCCGTCGCGTCGACGGTGACGACGAGCTTCGTCGACGACTCCGCGCGGACGAACTGCAGTTCCTCGCGGTCGAAATCACAGTGCAACTGGAGGACGTCCGGCTGGATGGTCCGAGCGAGCGTGACCGCGTGGCTCGGCGACTCGGGCATGAGCACGAGGGTCGTCGTCACGAACGGGGGCGTCGCGGCGACGAGGTCGGCGGCCGTACAGGAGTCGACCTCGCGGGGGGTGTCGACAGGGACGTCGGCGATGAACCCGACCGCGTCCGCCCCGGCAGCGACGGTCGTTTCGAGGTCTTCCTCGGACGTCAGCCCGCAGACTTTCACGCGCGTCATCGAGGGTTACGCCTCCGAGGCCTGTTCGGCCTCGTCGGTCCCCGCACAGAGGTCGGCGAGTTTCTCCGCCGCGCTCCCCTCTTCGATGGCGACGCGGGCCGCCTCGACCCCGTCTTCGATGGAGTCGGCGCGGCCGGCAACGTACACTGCCGCGCCCGCGTTCGCGAGGATGATGTCGCGCTTCGGACCCGTGACGTCGCCCGTGACGATTCCGCGGAGGTCCGCGGCGTTCTCCTGGGGTGTGCCGCCCGCGACGGCGTCGACCGGGGCGGTCTCGAGGCCGATGTCCTCCGGGACCAGGGTGTACTCGTCGATCTCCTCGCCGTGCACCTCGGCGACGGCCGTCTCGCCGTGGAGGCCGATCTCGTCCATGCCCGCACCGTGGACGACGAGGGCGCGCTCGACGGGCATATGCGCGAGCGCGCGGGCGATGATGGGAACGAGGTCGGCGTCGTAGACCCCGAGCACCTGTGCCTGCGCGCCCGCGGGGTTCGTGAGCGGGCCGAGGATGTTGAACAGCGTCCGCATCCCCAGCTCCTTGCGCGGGCCGATGACGGCCTTCATCGCGGGGTGGAACACCGGCGCGAGCATGAAACCGATGCCGTCGCGCTCGATGGCGCGTTCGACCGACGCAGGCTCGGCGTCCACGTCGACGCCGGCGACGTCGAGCACGTCCGCGCTCCCCGACGAGGACGAGACGGAGTAGTTGCCGTGCTTGGCGACGGCGACGCCCGTCCCGGCCGCGACGATGGCGCTCGTCGTCGAGACGTTGATGGTGTTGTAGTCGTCGCCGCCGGTCCCGCACGTATCGACGAGGGGCCGTCTCGCGGGGTCGATGGTGCGCGCCGCGTCGCGCATGCCCTGGGCGAACCCGGCAATCTCGGCTTCTGTCTCACCCTTCGCCCGGAGCGCTGTCAAGAGCGCGCCGATCTGTGCCTCCGTCGCCTCCTCGAAGACGAGGCGGGCGGCTTCTCGTGCCTCCTCGATTGTGAGGTCCTCTCCGTCGGTCACGCGTCTGATGTACTCCTGCATTGGTAGTCACCGATGTATGTATTCGGGTTGTGATGGACAAATCAGTACATCTGCTTAAGACTGTCGGGTTGACGGTTCGACCGTCGACGACACCGTGTCAGAATCTCGCCCCTCGAATACCGAAGTACATCGGCATCAGAGTTATTCGGTCTAGCAGCGTTCGTTCGAACGTCCCTCCGAGGGTGACCGTCGAAGGACTTCGACCCGGATGTCACCGTCTTGGGGACCAGTGGGGGGAGGGGATGTTTCGCCAGCCGGCTGGGGAGGGCGCGGTCGGTCCTCGTGGCTCACCCCGTCCGTTGGGAACGACGGCGTCAACGGCGATGGGGGTAGTCTGCCGTCGGCGCCGGACACGGCTCGGGCCGCGCTTCGGCCCGTTCACGGTCGTTCAGCGTGAATTCCCGCGGCCGACACTCCGTCCGTCCGACGTCACACGCTGACGATGTGTTATCTACTTTGATACTCCCCACCGAGTGTTGATTACCTCCGGATGCTAGCTCGACGCATGCATCGTCCGCCAACTGGGTTCTCGTACACGGGGCGTCCGGCGTGGTCGTAAGCATGCCGACGGATCGCGCACAGGCGAACATCGTCGGGTTCGCGCTGCTCATCGGGCTCACCCTCGTGAGCGTGACTGGCATCGTCGTCATCGGGGCACAGGGAATCGGAGCGCTTCAAGACCAGGCGAGCGGGACGCAAGTCGAACACGCCTTCACCCAGCTCGACTCGGTCGGTGCGGAGGTGGCACTCGGTCGGTCGGAAGCCCGGACCGTCGAGCTCGGCGTCCGTGACGACACCGTCCGCACGGTACCGGCGGGCGAACTCCGCCTCACCTACGAGGACGGCCCTACCATCCACACACAGCAACTCGGGGCCGTCGTCTACCGTCGCGGTGACACCGTCGTCGCCTATCAGGGCGGTGGCGTCTGGCGGGGCACCGGGACCGAGTCGCGGATGGTCTCGCCGCCGGAGATTCACTTCCACGACGGCACGCTGACGATGCCGCTCATCGCCGTCCGCTCGGGTGGGCCACGCTCCGGTGACGAGGTGGTCGTCCGCCGACTCGCCCAACAGCCGAACCTCGGCCCCGGGACGGTCCAGAACGACGTCGTCCGCCTCTCGGTCACGAGCGACTACTACATGGGCTGGGCGCAGTACTTCGAGACGCGCGTCGACGACGCCCACGTGACGGTCGACCACGACACGCGGACGACGACCGTCGAACTCGGTCGCCTCGAGTTCGACACGACCTTCGAGGACGCCATCCAGGCGCACGGCGGCGGCGTCGAGGTGTCGACCGGCAACGCGGAGGTCAACGGTCCCGTCACGTCCGAGGGACCCATCACCGTCGCACAGGCCGGAAGCATCAGCGGGGTGACGGCAGCCCACCAGTCGCTGTCGACGCCAGCCATCGATGGAGTGATCGAGCAACGGGTCGGTGACGCCGCCAGCGACCCCGACGTGACGACGCAGGACATCGCGGCAGGACAGACGCTGACGAACGGGACGTACTACGACAGTGACGGCTTCGCACTGAGCGGAACGACGACCGTCGACCTCTCCGGCGGGAACGTCACGCTCCTCGTCGACGGCGATATGAACGTCGATGGGGGCGAACTCCGCGTCGTCAACGCCGGGACGACCCACCGACTGCGGGTGTTCACGACCGGCGACCTCACCATCAAGGGAGGGAACGTGTACGTCGCACCGCGCAGCCCCGGTACTGATACCGACATGGACGCCGACCGACTGGTCATCTACGGCACCTCGGCCATGCAGGTGGCGATGGTCAACGGCGGGGCGTACTTCGAGGGTGTCATCTACGCGCCGCGCCAGGCAGACGCCCCCGGCATCAACGACGCGATGCCGACGTCACAGACACAGTGTGCACTCGCCGACGGGAGCTACGCCGACACCTGCCTCGGGACGGGTAACTTCGTCGTCGACGGCGCCATCGTCGGCGGCCCGGCCGTCGTCAAGCAGTCGACGGAGGTGAACTACGACGACGACCTCGACGGACTGACCATCACCGTCACCGCCGACGAGGTGCTCGCACCCGAGTTGACGTATCTGCACCTCTCCGTGAACGAGATCGCGATCGAGGGTGGGGCCGTCGCGGGTGGGACTCTCACCTCGACGGCGACGCCGACGCCGACGCCGGCCACCTCGACCCCCACTCCGGGCTCCGGACCGACACCGACCACCGCGACGCCGGTACCGCCAAGCGACGAGGACGGCGACGAGTCGCCGGAGGCGGACGTCGACTCCCTCGACGTCGACCGGTACGACACCCAGCCCGGTCCGAACACGAAGTACCAGGACGACGTCACGGTCGACTGGGACGTCGCCGACGAGAACGGCGACCTCGACACGGTCGAACTCCGCATCGAGGACGTCAACGGTGCGTGTGGCGTCCGGACCCTCACGCCCGACGTGAACGGGGGAGCCGCCGCGGGCGTGGAGACTGTCACCTTCGGCAGCTACACCGGGCCGTCGAAGTGTACTCCTGGCGGGGTGTACGAGGTGACCATCACGGCCACGGACGAGAACGGGAACACCGCCAGCGAGACCGAGTCCGAGACCGCCTGACGGCATCGGGACAGCCCGCTCGAACTCTCCGGAATCGCTTGCCGACTCCTGACTTCGCAACCCTTAATTAGGTCCCCCGGATACGGAGTAATGCGTTCGAGACGAACGCTGCACGCAGCCAGACGGGTTGGTGGTCTAGTCTGGTTATGACACCTCCTTGACATGGAGGAGGCCGGCAGTTCAAATCTGCCCCAACCCACTTCTCAGCTCTTCCACAGTCAGAGTGGAACGTTCCGGTCGGATGCGTGATTAGTACAGCGAGTCGAGCACCCGGCGATTCGTTCTGCTACCTGTTGCTTGCCGGTCGGAGAACCTCGCCGTTCGACTCGACAAGACGCTGTCAGATTTACAAGGCTCGAAGACGAAGCGGATACCGCCCCCTGCAACGTGCCACCCGTCCCTCCACAGTCGCTCGACCTGTTCGACAGTGACAGCGATAGCGGCAGCACTCGGGCCACTGGCCGCCGAGTGCGGGCACGAACGCGCGGGTGTACATCACGGAGTGACACCACCCATGCAAGACATCACCACCCTGGTTCCCGGTGACCTCGTCAAAGTCCCCGTCGAAGACCAAGCAGACAAACGACTCCTCATCGTCGACAAACGGTTCCCCGACCGCGACGGGACCGTCCCACTCCTCGGTAGGCGAGGTGGACAGTATCACCTGGAGCAGACGAAGGACGTCGTCCATCTGAACCACTACACGCATCGGCGCAACGACTGGGTCGGTGCGGAGACGTTCGCTGTCGACCGAATCGAGGTCAATCCCGACGTCGAAATCGAACGCTGACGGCGAGGACGGCGTTCACTCAGTAATCACCCAGGACGCCCAGCCGGCGTGCTCGGCGGGTCGCGACCTGGAACACCACGTATCCCAGTAGCATGTAGGCCACGGCCACGACGAGCAGGACCGCGAGGTCTGTCAGCGGGAACTCCCAGAGGCGTGTGCCGTCCACCATCGCCCGCTGAAGCAGGGCACTGCCCTGTGCGAGCGGGAGGAACCGGGTCCAACCGAGGTCGAACGCGGGCGCGGAGATGAGGACGATGAAGCCGAACTGAAGCAGGTTGAGCCAGTTTCCGATGCGCTTGTAAAGAATCGAGACGCCGCCCGCGGCGAGACCGAGGCCGAGCACCGAGACGATGGCCAACACAGCCACGGGGACCACGGTCACGACGTTCAACTCGAGCGTGGTGCCGCTGATGAGAAGCATCGCCGCGAGGATGACACTCGAGGTGATGAACGTCCGGACCACCTTCGCCACACCCTTGAGGAGGACGACGGGCGCGAACCCGAACGGGGTCATGAGATGTCGCTCCAGCGTGCCCCACTGCACCTCGCTCGCGATGTCGTTCGAGATGGCGCTGTACGCGCCGACAGAGAGCGTCCACAGGAAGTAGCCGACGATGATCCCCTCGAGTGAGTCTGTCAGCGCCTGCCCGGCGACCATCCGCCCGCCGTAAAAGAGGAGGCCGAAGAAGAACAGCGAGATGACGATGCCACCGACGGCGTTCGCGGGGTAGCGCACGAAGATGAGGTACTCGCGGTAGAGGACGGCACGGGTGAGATGCCAGTATCCCGCCGAGCGCGGCGTCTCGCCGACCGTCCCGACTGCCCCGTCGGTGGTGCCAGCAGCCTCGCCGTCGACGGCCGCACGCGACTCGCGCGAGGTCACTGGTGTGGTCTCCCGGAGCGTTCCGTGTCCGGTCCACCGGTGAGCTCGACGAACACCGATTCGAGGTCGCGAGCGACAGTGGTGACCGAATCGAGGGTCACGTCGTGGTCACGGAGGGTGTCGACGAGGCGGTAGAAGCCGTCGCTATCGACGCGGACGTCGACGTGCGCCCGGCTATCGAGTCGGTCGACGCCGACGACCTCGAACCGCGCTTCGAGAGCGGTGAGTGTCGCGTCGTTGAGGTCCGAACTGGTGATGCGGTACGTCTGCGTCCCCGACCGGTGGAGCAGGTTCGACACGCTGTCGTCCGCGATGACCCGTCCGTCTCGCATGATGACGACGCGGTCACAGACGTCCTCGATGACGTCCATGTCGTGACTGCAGAGGACGACCGTGAGGTCGCGCTCGTCGACGATTCGGCGGAGTTCACGGCGGAGCGTGAGCGAACTCTCGACGTCCAACCCGAGGGTCGGCTCGTCGAGGAAGACGATGTCGGACTCCGTCGCGAGCACGGACGCGAGCGACACCTTCTGTTTCATCCCCCGGGAGAGCTTCCGCACCGGAGTGTCCGCCTTGTCGGCGAGGTCGAGCTGGTCGAGCAGCCGGTCGTGTCGCGCGCTGATGGAGTCGGGGTCGACGCCGCTGATAGTTGCGAAGTACCGGAGGTTCTCGCGGACGGTCAGCCGCCAGTAGTCGTTGCGCGCGCCTTCGAGCATCGCGTCGACGTGGGCGTACGCCGTCCGCGGCTCGTCGTACACGTCGTGGCCGTGGACCGAGACCCGCCCCTCGTCGGGGAGGATCATCCCGAGGATGCACTTGATGAGCGTGGTCTTCCCGGCACCGTTCGGGCCCAACAGGCCGACCACGGAACCGCGCTCGATGGAGAGAGAGACAGAATCGACCGCAGTGACCGTGTCCGGGGCACTTCCGAACCGCTTCGTGACCCCGTCGACGACGATCGCTGGCGAGGTGGTAGTGTTCGCGCTGGCGTCCGACGATTTCCCGACCGGGTCCGTCAGCTGTCCGTTTCCCACATGGGCCCCCGAGCGAGTCATTACCCGAGTCAGGGGCCTGAGACACATAAACCGCCGCACGACGTCCGCTAGTATCTCGGTCACCGCCGAGCTACTAAAGCCGGTGTCCGCACGCGCAGTTACCGATACAGTACGTGGTCTCGGTCTCGCGGAACGACACGCCCATGGTGGCGAGCGCGGTGACGATGTCGTTCGACGTCTCGAACTGTGGCCGGACGTTCGCGGCCGTCGCTCCGTACGGACGCGCCCCGACGGGAATCTTCGCCGTGATCTCTCCCGACGCGTGGTCGACGACGGCCACCTCGTCGTTCGTCTGCACCGGGACGTACAGCTTCTCGTGAGCGGGGTCCCAGGTGCCGACGAACGCCGACCCGCCGAGGTCGAGCCGCTCGCGCACTGACCCCTCGACGAGGTCG from Salinigranum halophilum encodes the following:
- a CDS encoding ABC transporter ATP-binding protein, translating into MTRSGAHVGNGQLTDPVGKSSDASANTTTSPAIVVDGVTKRFGSAPDTVTAVDSVSLSIERGSVVGLLGPNGAGKTTLIKCILGMILPDEGRVSVHGHDVYDEPRTAYAHVDAMLEGARNDYWRLTVRENLRYFATISGVDPDSISARHDRLLDQLDLADKADTPVRKLSRGMKQKVSLASVLATESDIVFLDEPTLGLDVESSLTLRRELRRIVDERDLTVVLCSHDMDVIEDVCDRVVIMRDGRVIADDSVSNLLHRSGTQTYRITSSDLNDATLTALEARFEVVGVDRLDSRAHVDVRVDSDGFYRLVDTLRDHDVTLDSVTTVARDLESVFVELTGGPDTERSGRPHQ